A section of the Rossellomorea marisflavi genome encodes:
- a CDS encoding lipopolysaccharide biosynthesis protein, with translation MRTYNSFRNVTISFFGQILAMLIAFPARYIFIKTLGVEYLGLNSLFINIVTILSLADLGIGSAIVYSLYAPLAKKNENTIMGLMNFYKKAYTVIGIVVFVFGVLILPFVSFFTSTTTIPYVHFIFFLFVINTTISYFYAYKRSIVIANQKNYIINTIHYSSIVLLNIFQVLILLITKNFVLFLVIQILMTLLENLLISKVANKMFPFLKNKNKISISNEEKTSIFANVRAILLHKFGGAILQGTDNIVISLYLGVYWVGLYSNYILVVNAIIAIFNQIYNSVTASVGNLLVTEDTKRNFNIFKNLLFINFWIVGFCSISLWILINPFINLWLGEAYVLNSTTIVLIVINFYLFSFRNTALLFKNAAGLFRQDKYKPIIEGGLNIILSVLFVNMMGLNGVLLGTIISMILTSFWIEPYIVFKHVFLEKVSRYYFKILYYTIFNVMVGSIVWCLIQLLPQQDLFSFCIKALICLVIPNFLFAVFSFKTQEFKYFSNLILKFLKIRRKSYE, from the coding sequence TTGAGAACTTATAACTCTTTTAGAAATGTAACTATTTCATTTTTCGGTCAAATACTAGCAATGCTAATAGCTTTTCCCGCAAGGTATATTTTTATAAAGACACTTGGAGTTGAGTATCTAGGTTTAAATAGTCTTTTTATTAATATTGTGACTATACTTTCTTTAGCGGATTTAGGTATTGGCAGTGCTATAGTTTATAGCCTCTATGCACCATTAGCCAAGAAAAACGAAAATACAATTATGGGATTAATGAATTTTTATAAAAAAGCTTATACCGTTATTGGAATTGTGGTATTTGTCTTTGGAGTACTAATTCTACCATTTGTATCATTCTTTACATCAACTACAACTATCCCGTACGTTCACTTTATTTTCTTTTTATTTGTAATAAATACTACTATTTCATACTTCTATGCTTACAAAAGATCAATTGTTATAGCTAATCAAAAAAATTACATTATAAATACTATTCACTATTCGTCAATTGTTTTGTTGAATATTTTCCAAGTTCTTATTTTGTTGATTACAAAAAACTTCGTTTTATTTTTAGTAATACAAATATTAATGACACTTCTCGAGAATTTGTTAATTTCTAAAGTTGCAAATAAAATGTTTCCCTTTTTGAAAAATAAAAATAAGATTAGCATAAGCAATGAAGAAAAAACTAGTATTTTTGCTAATGTAAGAGCAATTCTACTACATAAGTTTGGCGGAGCGATTCTACAAGGAACAGATAACATTGTGATTTCATTATACTTAGGAGTATATTGGGTTGGATTATATTCAAACTACATTTTGGTAGTTAATGCTATAATTGCTATATTTAATCAAATATACAATTCTGTAACTGCTAGTGTGGGTAACCTATTAGTTACTGAAGACACTAAAAGAAACTTTAACATATTTAAAAATTTATTATTTATAAACTTTTGGATTGTAGGATTCTGTTCCATCAGTTTATGGATCTTAATTAATCCATTTATTAACCTGTGGCTTGGAGAAGCATACGTTTTAAATTCAACTACTATAGTTCTAATTGTGATAAATTTTTATCTATTTAGTTTTAGAAACACTGCCCTATTGTTTAAAAATGCTGCAGGATTGTTTAGACAAGATAAATACAAGCCTATAATCGAAGGAGGCTTGAATATAATATTATCGGTTCTTTTTGTTAATATGATGGGATTAAATGGTGTATTACTTGGTACAATTATTAGTATGATATTAACAAGTTTCTGGATTGAGCCATATATAGTATTTAAGCATGTTTTTTTGGAGAAAGTTAGTAGATATTATTTTAAAATTCTATATTACACGATCTTTAATGTAATGGTTGGATCTATAGTGTGGTGTTTAATTCAACTTTTACCTCAACAAGATCTATTTAGTTTTTGCATTAAAGCTTTAATATGTTTAGTTATACCCAATTTCCTATTTGCAGTTTTCTCTTTTAAAACCCAAGAGTTTAAATATTTTTCAAATTTAATATTAAAGTTTCTAAAAATAAGGAGAAAATCCTATGAATAA
- a CDS encoding glycosyltransferase family 4 protein yields the protein MNKITFLVKNIFNQGGDTRSVCILANRLAAEKNYEITILSLFKTRKTPLFELNEDIRVFNFFEEPFSVRKNMINIQTKFKRYVEEHSIDFLIIEAIGFNCFTWRVLKKFPNIKTISVEHASYADGGKIFGLAWFGRKIAGKYNDSIVVLTNRDKADYLQNIRKINRIEQIYNPLDESITNFSYDLNSKKIITCGRFVKVKGYDYLIEVADRIFAKHKDWEWHIYGSGEHLKEIKQSIEIKKLNNNIYLKGEVTDIYSRYKDYAFYVMTSRKESFGMVLIEALQSGIPVISFDCKNGPAEIIKQNVNGYLVSDFNVDEMVEKIEYLINNSDVRKKLAKNSLIGLDRFRLDNIVKEWIGLFESLKRK from the coding sequence ATGAATAAAATAACTTTTTTGGTTAAAAACATATTTAATCAAGGAGGAGATACTAGGTCTGTATGTATATTAGCAAATAGATTAGCCGCGGAAAAAAATTATGAAATTACAATCCTTTCACTTTTCAAAACAAGAAAAACTCCATTGTTTGAACTTAATGAAGACATAAGGGTTTTTAATTTTTTTGAAGAACCTTTTAGCGTAAGAAAAAACATGATTAATATCCAAACAAAATTCAAGAGATATGTAGAGGAGCATTCTATCGATTTTTTAATAATAGAAGCAATAGGTTTTAATTGTTTTACATGGAGAGTGTTAAAAAAATTCCCCAATATAAAGACTATATCTGTTGAGCATGCAAGCTATGCTGATGGGGGGAAGATCTTTGGACTAGCATGGTTTGGCAGGAAAATAGCTGGGAAGTACAATGACAGCATAGTGGTCTTAACTAATCGTGATAAAGCTGACTACCTCCAAAATATAAGGAAAATTAATAGGATTGAACAAATATACAATCCTTTGGATGAGAGTATCACCAATTTTAGTTACGATTTAAACTCCAAAAAAATTATTACTTGTGGCCGATTTGTGAAAGTTAAAGGGTATGATTACTTAATAGAAGTTGCTGACAGAATATTCGCTAAACATAAGGATTGGGAGTGGCATATTTACGGGAGTGGGGAGCACCTCAAGGAAATTAAACAAAGTATTGAGATCAAAAAGCTTAATAATAATATCTACTTAAAAGGAGAAGTAACTGATATTTATAGTAGGTATAAGGACTATGCTTTCTATGTAATGACATCACGTAAAGAATCATTTGGTATGGTTCTTATAGAAGCTCTTCAGTCTGGAATTCCTGTAATTAGTTTCGATTGTAAAAATGGTCCTGCAGAAATTATTAAACAAAATGTAAATGGCTATTTAGTTTCTGATTTCAATGTTGACGAAATGGTAGAGAAAATAGAATATCTTATAAATAACTCAGACGTTAGAAAAAAGCTAGCGAAGAATTCTTTAATAGGTCTAGATAGATTTAGACTTGATAATATAGTGAAGGAATGGATTGGATTATTTGAATCTTTGAAGCGGAAATGA
- a CDS encoding CDP-glycerol glycerophosphotransferase family protein, with product MYWINKLKKIRLKDLKSFIKILAAYPLSLLLKPFIKDLWLISERPDDARDNGYYLFKYVRENHPNDNVYYAINKYSKDFKKVSQLGNIIHFGSFKHFFYYFVADKNISSHIGSGEPGGQLCLNLEILGVIKNTKVFLQHGIIKDMLNFALYENTKVNLFVCGAAPEYEYVVKEFGYPENNVKYIGLCRFDGLHNVEVKKNQILIMPTWRQWLDNDIEAFGMSDYLQQYLNLINDKDLDKYLDENDLKIIFYPHDNVQKYIHLFGKSTNNITIAKKNEFDVQELLKESAILITDYSSVFFDFAYMNKPILHYHFDDSKYRQNHYKEGYFNYVRDGFGPVLYNSSDLIKEIKLRHNDNFNLSKTYSKRIKNFFPLHDQRNCARTYEEIRKI from the coding sequence ATGTATTGGATAAACAAACTAAAAAAAATTAGGTTAAAAGATTTGAAAAGTTTTATTAAAATATTGGCAGCATATCCCTTGTCGCTATTATTAAAACCTTTTATTAAAGACTTATGGCTAATTAGTGAGAGACCTGATGATGCAAGGGACAATGGTTACTATCTTTTCAAATATGTTAGAGAAAACCATCCGAATGATAATGTGTATTACGCAATTAATAAATACTCTAAGGATTTCAAAAAGGTATCTCAATTAGGTAATATTATACATTTTGGAAGTTTTAAGCATTTTTTTTATTACTTCGTTGCTGATAAAAATATAAGTTCTCATATTGGGAGTGGGGAACCAGGAGGACAATTGTGTTTAAATTTGGAGATTTTGGGAGTTATTAAGAACACAAAAGTATTTCTACAACATGGAATAATAAAAGACATGCTGAATTTTGCATTATATGAAAACACTAAAGTGAATTTGTTTGTATGTGGTGCAGCACCAGAATATGAGTATGTTGTAAAAGAATTTGGATATCCAGAAAATAATGTCAAATATATAGGTCTTTGTAGGTTTGATGGATTACACAATGTAGAAGTTAAAAAAAATCAAATCTTAATAATGCCAACATGGAGGCAATGGTTAGATAATGATATAGAGGCATTCGGAATGTCTGATTATTTACAACAATATTTAAACCTTATAAATGATAAAGATCTTGATAAGTACCTAGATGAAAATGACCTGAAAATTATTTTCTATCCACATGATAACGTTCAAAAATATATTCATCTCTTTGGTAAATCAACTAATAATATAACCATCGCTAAGAAAAATGAGTTTGACGTGCAAGAACTTTTAAAAGAATCTGCAATTTTAATCACAGATTATTCAAGTGTTTTTTTTGATTTTGCATACATGAACAAACCTATTTTACATTACCATTTTGATGATTCTAAATATCGGCAAAATCATTATAAAGAAGGTTATTTTAATTATGTAAGAGATGGTTTTGGTCCTGTTTTGTACAATTCTTCAGATTTAATAAAAGAAATTAAACTTAGACACAACGATAATTTCAACCTATCAAAGACTTATTCAAAAAGGATTAAAAACTTTTTTCCATTACATGATCAAAGGAACTGTGCTCGAACTTATGAGGAAATAAGAAAAATATAG